The following is a genomic window from Plasmodium berghei ANKA genome assembly, chromosome: 9.
atatattttaaatatttttatatatgcatatatatatgtcatttttttaatgcttggaaataattatataagcATGTGCatgcataatatatatatatatatatatatatatatttatttatttatttatatttatatttttatttatttatttattatttattttatttttaaaacatagactttataaaaaaatatattattgtataCATTGTGTATACACGCATATactttataaaaataattattaataacatatatatatatatatatttgcttatgtagaaaaaaatagacgttataatatgcatatatatgtatacatacatgtattgttttaatgaatattattttttaagtgTATACCTAGAGTtgcataatattataaatttctATTTGTACTCaggttttttttaataagcGATTTACTTCATTGTGTATTCTCATACATTTTCTTATATTGCATATTTTGTAtgtgaatataaaatatattgtgtGTGTGCACAATATTTAtggcatatatatatatatatatatatatatatatatatatatatatatatattgtatttattatatgtattcatttattcatttatttatttatttatttatttattcatttatttatttatttatttatttatttattcatttattcatttatttatatttatctcCGAATTTAACTTAATAACAATGTTTACATTAAGGTCTAGTTCTAATaccaataaaaaattaatccAAGCGGATGAGAAAGAAAAAGGcgaaaatacaaattatgaaaaaatcaCATATACTGAGGAATCCTTAAGTAAAATTGATAATTATGCAAAATATTCAGAccaacaaaataataactaTCCAATTAGTAGAACAACAACTCCACACCTTATTAATATTGAGAGTATAGAAAGTGTTAATGGTAGATCATTTAATAACATTGCAAAGGCAGTTACACTTTCAAATGATGATGAAAACtttaaacaaataactGAAAGTGATGAATGTAATAATGAAGAACATCCAAATAAAGACATCACAAAAGTGttaaatagaaaatatgataaCATTAATGACAGTGCTAGTTTTGAatcaataaaaatggaagcGCTTgaaaaaagacaaaataatgaaaacaaaGATAATTTCAATAACGATgataatgatgataaatattatttaaatattaaaaaaaatcttGAAAATGAACAATTAAAAGAAGGAACAGAAGATGACGAAAACGGGTCTATATATGTCCCtgacgaaaaaaatatatatatgaaatcaagaattaataaaaaatcgcATTTTAGTGAAAATGTgaataatagtaaaaatattaacaatcCAATAGGGAATGGAAAAGTTGTTAATGATATGATTAACAACACTACAAATAGTGCTAATACTAGCGAACACAGTGATCATAGTGATATTCATAATAACGAAagtagtaataataatagtaacgATAATGTTTGTGAACATGAAGATAGAAtagtttatttaaaaaaattacgttatgaagaaaattctaaagaaaattttgatgaaaattatgCAAATCCTAATGAGGATTGTggatatgataaaaaaaaagataaatatgaaaaatttgtatttcaAGAAAAGGAATCTGGAAATAATATGGGCAATGATGATatagataatataaataatgatgataatgaaaataatataaaattaaaagaatatttaataaaaggaataatgtcaaaaaaaacaaatgcAGAAAATGGATcaataaatcaaaataaagcACTTGCATTGATGgataatatattgaatataaaaaataatgataataatgatagTGGATTAAATTTCTCATTAAGAAAATGTTATAATGATGAGAGAAAGGATTTAAtagataaatatacatattcaATGATgggatataataataataataatatgtcATGCAATGATGTAAATAATTACAATggaaatatgaataataaaattcattGCAATAACAACCATCGAGATCATAACAATTGCGACCATCATCGATGTTTCGTTGATAATAACATTAGTATGAAAGAATcgataaataaaaatgaatacataaaaaaagtcAAAGTAATATGCTTAAGCTATTTGAGAATTTTAAAAAGATTAATTACAGCTTGGAGTGAAACTAATAAATCATTTGaatatcattttattaatatattaaataatgttGAACCTAATaatttagaaatatatttatgctGTTTTTCTAacattaaaatatgttctataaaaagtatatttatgtattcTCTAATAGAGTGTATTGAAGAattagaaataataaaacattttaaaatgttaCAAAATAAGGAAGATATATCATCAGATAAGGATCATAACGCTAGTAGTACTACAAATGCAATACTTGATAAGACTGAATTACATAAACGAATAATAGAAGaagttgaaaaaaaattaacaaaagaAATTGTTGATGAAATGCATGAATTAGCATTAAGGAATCCATATTTTAGTACGTCCTACTATTTGAATAGTCAAAATAATACAGATGAAAAATCATCCActattttatctttatacAACAGtggatataaaaataatatacaaagTTTTAATGATAGTACTCACGGATTTGatgattttaaaaaaggaaaagaCTTATTACATTGCAATCATAATagtgataataattatggTGGTGTTAGAAACAGTTGTGGATGTAATCATGACAATTTGAACAATTATGGTTGTGCTGACTCTTTACCAACAAATTATGCTAACAAccttttatataattacttaaacaataataatggaaataacaaaaatggATTATTAAATAACCATCAGCATAATAACAGAAATGGGCATTCTAGCTTAAGCAATGTGAATAACAATTATAATTCATCTTCTAATGTTTCAAATTccaaaacaaaaaaaaacaattattcaaatcaaaatattttaaacaaattaaatgtTAGTATTGATTATAACTCTTTTAAcgattataataataattatatacaagAAGCCGAAAAAGTagttgaaaaatataaaaatttcaaTAAGATGAATTCAAAGGATAGTGATAATATGTATAGTGCATGTAGTTATTCAACTGGCGCGACTGATTTCAATAATCATAATGgcaacaataatataaataccaTTAAGCATTTTAAAATGCTTCTATCTGAGTATGCAAATATGTGCAAAAATGAGAAAATGCGTCCAAAAGACACAGATATAAACCCAATTGACCTCAACATTTTAAAATCTTTCTACTCTCGATTAAACACGTCTGGTAGTTTAGAGGTATGTTCCATCATATGATCAcgtgcatatatatatatatatatatatatatatatatatatagagagAGAGAGAGAGAGAGAGAGATTGAGATAAAGAACCATGGTTATTTCAATAGCTCTTGTTCTTCTTTCGCTGTGTGCATacatgatatatatatatgcatttctttcatttttttacagGAAAAGGATCATCATCATGATAGATCAAACGaagatatatatgtgaAGGACATAAAAggatattttgaaaataagcATAAAATAGAATATGATAGAAACACTGATTTAAACAAGTATATGGATGACTGTCGATTCACAGAAGATAGCAATTATAACGAAAGAGATAATTATGTGAAGTTTGATAAAGATCAAGGTGAAACAAAtggaaatgaaaataattatagcTTTTTATCAAAcattattcaaaatatgttatcgaaaaaaagaaaacaagattatttatatccTTCATCTAaggtaaataatattaataatgataataattcttACAATGATTTGAACTACTTATTACGTAATAGTAACGTTTTAAAGAAacttaaattaaattttatcgaaaataaaaaagataatggatataataacaaaaacgGAAATGGAAATAACAACATGAATGctgataatattaataataatggtaAAGACTTTTTAAGGAAAAAAGATATGAATGATATAGGAGtgaatgataatattaataatggTGGGCACGGTTACAATTCTCGAAAAAATAGTTCATACAAAAACAATGCTTTAAATAATGTGAAGAGTTATAAAGacttattaaatttatcacAAGAaagtttaaataaaaaaggaaataatgAGTTATCAGGATTTAAAAATGGTTCAGAATATATAAGTTCAAATGCTTTGTATGATTTTATTATGAGCACAAATAATTCGAGTAATCTTCTTGAGAATTCATTACAACATGGTAACATTATAAACAAcattaacaataataatggaaataataataactcGAACAATCTAAATGGTGTGGGATATAGATACAATTATAatgctaaaaaaaataataattatgattatAATACTGATTATAATTCGAAAATAAGTGTTGATGGATCTGAACTATCTTTAAGTAATAACGACAACAATGATCTTATTATGAGTATAGGTGGAGGTAGAtcagaaaatattaatggtGAAGGAGAAAATGGAAACAGTTATAAAACTAGAAGGTTagatatgaataaaaatgtatcttcaggtaataataataattttgccaataataatggaagttataataataaaggtggtaaaattttaaaacaatCAACTATAGTTTCCTCTGTAAATAATGCAAATTATGCAAAtggaaaattaaaatatgaaatgcCAGCGGGTGTAAATCCAAACGATGATAAAGTAAAAGGAGTATATTTTTCGAAATCACCAAGAGGCGTAGGTAAATGGAATGCTTACTTTCAAATAGCTAACAATAAAAGATTATTTACAAGTTTTAGTGTAAGCAAATACGGTTATAATGAGGCAAGaaaattatcaatattaaaaagaaCTGAATGggaaaaagaatataaacATCATactgatttaaaaaatgcagatgctaaaaaaggaaagaaaaaaagtaatattgtttctaataatttatcaaaaagTAATGGAAAaagtattaatattaaaggaggaaaaaattcaaatagCGATGATTCTATTCGTTATACTAAAGATGGGAAATTAATCGATGAGGATTTGCTATATTCAAATGACGATGAAGATGACGACACTGCATGTTTAATGAATAGTAAATTAACTAATTCTATGGGAAAAGGATTAATAGGTGatagtgaaaaaaaaatgaataaatcaAATCATATGGACATTAATAATAAGGGGAATAATGGAGTTGATAACATGTTAGATAGAgataattatttaagaGTAGATagtgataatataaatttttttattgacAACGATAAGAATGATGATGCCTTTAATACAATTGATTTAATCAGATCAAGCTTAAGTGTAGaaaataatggaaataatCATAATAGTCCATCAAAAAACGCAATAAACTATCCTTCTAATTCGTTAATTATGAATTCgtataataacaatattatGGATGCCAAACAATCATTAAATGCTTCTAGGATTTTATCAAACTCATTAGGATTCTCAAATAAGTATGCTagaaatttttaatttacatTCATTAATTTTCATGTGGTGAGCAATTTTAGAGGCTCTGCCAAtgttcaaaaatatattcataaattgaataaataaatatatgcataatttataatataaattaatttttttttagggGATATGATGAATAATGATTGTAaagaaatttattttttgtatctGGGATATTGcaatattatcatattaAAGATTTTTcagtgaaaaaaaagcacagaaaaaattgtttaagCTATTTAGAATCAAGTAATAAAAGtttattttactaaatATCAGTTGTTAATTTGTTAGAAATAACATTCTAATTTCTAGTTAAAAACGGAGATTATAAAAGTTgtgttattttttgtttttaatcATGACttaagttaaaaaaataatataatgcatgtatatatatttatttatccGCTAAATGAAATTATTGTATGTACTGagtattatatgaatatatttataaataaagtgGGCATACACACTTATCTGTTTGCATACCATTTGGCGTTATATTTTgtcttttatattatctttattCATGTTATTGTCATGCGATGTTCTGTCTTTGTTctctattattatatatttatttttcttatgcGTTTGTTTGCGTATTTTGTCCTAATTTTACTTATCGCTTTAAAgcatttgtatttatttactaATACTTATGTCagcattaaaaaataaactaatatatttgtaattatattttaataaatttatcacAACAGTAACTTATCAGTCTAACAATGTACTGCTTTTTTGAGagtaaattataattttaactTAAATTTTGTTTCTCTTATTTAAGCTTAAAAAGTTATAAACACATTTGCTATTATGTGTGAATAGGTTTACTTATTTGAAGAAATGATGTCAgaaatattgtatatataatttaatttttttaattttgttattttaacACAGCGTGCTTAagttaattaaaaatgatacaaaatttatagaataaatgaaaaaaatataaaaaataataaataaatgagtATAaggtaataaaaatataaaacaaaagatTTTAAGTGAAAATACTACTGTGTTTTGTCGCTGTTTAATATGTGAAACATTACATGTAagtaaacaaatatatatatgcatgctTATTGGAAATATATTGGAAAAATGAAACAGTTATTCTCCACGCGCTGTTTTGATTATATCACGAATCAAAcgatttttaattaaaaaaataaaatattaatataaaaaatagcaatattttattacatttttataaatattaataaatgatcCTTACACCTACACAATAGTGGGTTGtacaatgaaaaaaaaattagaaagtatttttttttgcaattGGCTAGTTGAGTAGctagctattttttttattgcagataaataattatatttgtaattaCTTTGacgattttttatttttgcttttttttataaatttttctaTAGTTAATTTTTGTCTGTTTTCTGCCtgttcaattttattatacaattttCTCTTCTTTTTGCTCAAAGCAAGTTTATTTCGTTTTATGTTTTCttgattatttattttttttacatttaataaatcattttCTTGTTTTATGCTATTTTGAggattataattattttcgttTTCCACTTCCATTTGATTATTTAATGCATCATTCCGCAATTTTTGTCGAATagcattattatattcatctTCTGacatatcattttcattgtCATTATAActattgtatttattttctgagcttattttatttttttgaatatttttgttatattgtGGATCTTCActtaacattttatttatagtatactcatctttttttactaaatctttataattatcatcATCAATAAAAGGTGATAAATGCACAGGTAGcgttttattaatattataatctTCACAAGATAATATCATGTTTGAATTTAAGCAgtcaaatatatattgtggTTGTATAAAACttcttttatatgtatattcatttatattgtttattttattagaaTGTTGAAtatccatatttttattttcttcactAACTTCTAATATTTCATGTGTTATACTTTTGtcttcatatttatatggaGAATATAAAGAGTTCCAACAAATGGTTCCACCGcatgataatataataattgaCAAAACATCAAAAGGCATATTactatgtatataaaaaatatgatttttaaaaagatTTTTAACACTTTTAGTATTATCAttgttaataatatcatgttctatttgtttcatttcaattgtgttttttttttctttttcactACTTATAGAGGGTTTAtctatttcattttcttgattattttgttcaaaGTTTTctgtttcattttttttcgtttttatCTCATTTTCTTCGATTGTGTTTTGttctattatattattttctgtaAACTCTTTAGTTTCTAATTCGTTGGAAATCTCTTTTgtgataaaatttttatcataagaCAAATGGTTTagtttttcatttttaaggtctatatattcttttggAGGAAAATCCAAACCATCCAACCTATACAATTTGTATAGAATGAATCTTAAAAGAGTTACATAATAttctataaaatttgttatgattttaaaatcaatagatttatcaaaatatggAGTAAATATATGAGGTATGAGCCaagtaatttttttttgtaaaatttcTGCTTGTAAATAATACCCTTTTACACTTATAAAAccctttttaattttatttgttttatagGCATAATAATGAAACTGATTTCttaatattatactttgattaattaaattatttttaattcctatattttcatttgatGGCAAAAATGAATAAGCAATTATAGCAGTTAACGCATCGTTCAATTGTTCAACTGCATATACTAGTATAGGAAATCTTTctttaattatatgatctaatttatattttggaaaatttttaataatatttttacatctTTCATTGTCTTCTAATGCtagtttatattttttatatctttttaaactagtttttatttttcgaaaatcttgtataattttttcattacttaattttttataatcattTCTTGTGTAatatactttatttttataaaatttatttctcAATTTTAATGGTATATCTTTATAATCTTTTGGATATATACCTTTAAATATGCAAAGTCTTCGAAATTCGGATTCGTTTAAAAAcagttttttttgtatttttttttttgtcagGTATTTTTCCtgatttttcttttttatcttagcttttaatttatgaatatgcattttggtatattttctagaactaaatttttaatataatatgtttcaaaattatttcattagtTGGATGTGATGCATATTCTAAAATACATCGAACTTGCAGTAATTTATTCAGCAAATAGTCAAACagatatatgtattatatatatacagtTGGGCTGGCaaacttttatttataatatttttttaaaaacgattttataatttatatatcaattatttaattgcataattttgtataggatgttgtttttttatttaaggCCCATATATAGgtgtataaatattataaatatattttttcgaatttaatattattatatatggtATTTCAATTGGTAGGCTATATCATCAGCCTAACATTTTTCATGccctatatatatatatatatatatatttaattatatcaatataaataatatattatattttatcactttattattcttttcCTATATTTGATTATGAGCTgtattttaaattgtttaatatgtaaataaatttattaaataatttattttttaagcaATTCCCTTTCAAAATTCgtaatatttgaaaaaacaaaaaaaaatatataagaataagaataaaaaagtcGTAACATGggtaaaataataatataataaaattaaaaaaaaaaaataatatccaAAATGAATGCTtgctaatatttttatggcTAGGCTGAACAAAATCTTAAAATGGTAAAAACTACACGAATATTTTCGAAACATGAATTAcgaaataaacaaataaataaaaaaatataataaaaaatataataaagaatattcaaataaataaattagcACCAGTAAAccatatttgtattttgaAAACTTGTTTTGCTCATTATGCGCCATTTATGACGTTGttatgcaaaaaataaaagcataaaaaagtttattatatcgaaattgttattatttgatactattaattttttacgaatttttactatttttgaCTGCCACCTTACGCAAGTTTTAGCTTTTAGGGTAAATAATGTATTAAACACAAATTGAGaactaaatatattatttatcaaaGATTTGTtcagtatatatatatttaatacattatttactgacatatttttatcataaaaatttatgagATATACCATGGTGTAATAATAtgcaaattttaattaGCAAATAAGTGtggtaatatatttatgcatatcCTATATTTGTATAGTATACTAATTGAgctttctatttttttttctggaAATTTCGATTCACACacataaatatgcataacctcctttttaaaactatctaatatacatatttggttgcaaaaaatatgagAATAATGAAAACATGCAATTTGTTTGAtcgaattttttttttcattctcgaacgaataaaaaatgagcaacaaaaaaaataatattaat
Proteins encoded in this region:
- a CDS encoding AP2 domain transcription factor, putative — translated: MFTLRSSSNTNKKLIQADEKEKGENTNYEKITYTEESLSKIDNYAKYSDQQNNNYPISRTTTPHLINIESIESVNGRSFNNIAKAVTLSNDDENFKQITESDECNNEEHPNKDITKVLNRKYDNINDSASFESIKMEALEKRQNNENKDNFNNDDNDDKYYLNIKKNLENEQLKEGTEDDENGSIYVPDEKNIYMKSRINKKSHFSENVNNSKNINNPIGNGKVVNDMINNTTNSANTSEHSDHSDIHNNESSNNNSNDNVCEHEDRIVYLKKLRYEENSKENFDENYANPNEDCGYDKKKDKYEKFVFQEKESGNNMGNDDIDNINNDDNENNIKLKEYLIKGIMSKKTNAENGSINQNKALALMDNILNIKNNDNNDSGLNFSLRKCYNDERKDLIDKYTYSMMGYNNNNNMSCNDVNNYNGNMNNKIHCNNNHRDHNNCDHHRCFVDNNISMKESINKNEYIKKVKVICLSYLRILKRLITAWSETNKSFEYHFINILNNVEPNNLEIYLCCFSNIKICSIKSIFMYSLIECIEELEIIKHFKMLQNKEDISSDKDHNASSTTNAILDKTELHKRIIEEVEKKLTKEIVDEMHELALRNPYFSTSYYLNSQNNTDEKSSTILSLYNSGYKNNIQSFNDSTHGFDDFKKGKDLLHCNHNSDNNYGGVRNSCGCNHDNLNNYGCADSLPTNYANNLLYNYLNNNNGNNKNGLLNNHQHNNRNGHSSLSNVNNNYNSSSNVSNSKTKKNNYSNQNILNKLNVSIDYNSFNDYNNNYIQEAEKVVEKYKNFNKMNSKDSDNMYSACSYSTGATDFNNHNGNNNINTIKHFKMLLSEYANMCKNEKMRPKDTDINPIDLNILKSFYSRLNTSGSLEEKDHHHDRSNEDIYVKDIKGYFENKHKIEYDRNTDLNKYMDDCRFTEDSNYNERDNYVKFDKDQGETNGNENNYSFLSNIIQNMLSKKRKQDYLYPSSKVNNINNDNNSYNDLNYLLRNSNVLKKLKLNFIENKKDNGYNNKNGNGNNNMNADNINNNGKDFLRKKDMNDIGVNDNINNGGHGYNSRKNSSYKNNALNNVKSYKDLLNLSQESLNKKGNNELSGFKNGSEYISSNALYDFIMSTNNSSNLLENSLQHGNIINNINNNNGNNNNSNNLNGVGYRYNYNAKKNNNYDYNTDYNSKISVDGSELSLSNNDNNDLIMSIGGGRSENINGEGENGNSYKTRRLDMNKNVSSGNNNNFANNNGSYNNKGGKILKQSTIVSSVNNANYANGKLKYEMPAGVNPNDDKVKGVYFSKSPRGVGKWNAYFQIANNKRLFTSFSVSKYGYNEARKLSILKRTEWEKEYKHHTDLKNADAKKGKKKSNIVSNNLSKSNGKSINIKGGKNSNSDDSIRYTKDGKLIDEDLLYSNDDEDDDTACLMNSKLTNSMGKGLIGDSEKKMNKSNHMDINNKGNNGVDNMLDRDNYLRVDSDNINFFIDNDKNDDAFNTIDLIRSSLSVENNGNNHNSPSKNAINYPSNSLIMNSYNNNIMDAKQSLNASRILSNSLGFSNKGYDE
- a CDS encoding pescadillo homolog, putative, with amino-acid sequence MHIHKLKAKIKKKNQEKYLTKKKIQKKLFLNESEFRRLCIFKGIYPKDYKDIPLKLRNKFYKNKVYYTRNDYKKLSNEKIIQDFRKIKTSLKRYKKYKLALEDNERCKNIIKNFPKYKLDHIIKERFPILVYAVEQLNDALTAIIAYSFLPSNENIGIKNNLINQSIILRNQFHYYAYKTNKIKKGFISVKGYYLQAEILQKKITWLIPHIFTPYFDKSIDFKIITNFIEYYVTLLRFILYKLYRLDGLDFPPKEYIDLKNEKLNHLSYDKNFITKEISNELETKEFTENNIIEQNTIEENEIKTKKNETENFEQNNQENEIDKPSISSEKEKKNTIEMKQIEHDIINNDNTKSVKNLFKNHIFYIHSNMPFDVLSIIILSCGGTICWNSLYSPYKYEDKSITHEILEVSEENKNMDIQHSNKINNINEYTYKRSFIQPQYIFDCLNSNMILSCEDYNINKTLPVHLSPFIDDDNYKDLVKKDEYTINKMLSEDPQYNKNIQKNKISSENKYNSYNDNENDMSEDEYNNAIRQKLRNDALNNQMEVENENNYNPQNSIKQENDLLNVKKINNQENIKRNKLALSKKKRKLYNKIEQAENRQKLTIEKFIKKSKNKKSSK